One segment of Thermoanaerobacter kivui DNA contains the following:
- a CDS encoding NifB/NifX family molybdenum-iron cluster-binding protein gives MRIVVAAESKNVSMHFGHCERFALFDIENGEIKNELFIPNPGHRLGFLPGFLKEQGAECVIAGGMGASAVGLFNQNGINVITGASGFIKNLVKRYIEGTLISTGSVCEKHEHKGHYES, from the coding sequence ATGAGGATAGTAGTAGCTGCAGAGAGTAAAAATGTATCTATGCATTTTGGACATTGTGAGAGATTTGCTTTATTTGATATAGAAAACGGAGAAATTAAAAATGAATTGTTTATACCAAATCCAGGGCACAGACTTGGTTTTCTGCCCGGATTCTTAAAAGAACAAGGTGCAGAATGTGTAATTGCAGGAGGTATGGGTGCGAGTGCCGTAGGACTTTTCAATCAGAATGGTATAAACGTAATAACCGGTGCATCAGGTTTTATTAAAAATCTTGTAAAAAGGTACATTGAAGGGACTCTTATTTCCACGGGCAGTGTCTGTGAAAAACATGAACATAAAGGACATTACGAAAGCTGA
- a CDS encoding IS607 family transposase, with protein sequence MLLTIKKVKELYDISRITLINWEKEGLITPVRTPKGRRRYKKEDIEKLLGMLGEKPKPKVVLYARVSTKKQEEYLKNQIRRLEEYANSQGWQYEVIFEIASGVNENRRGLLKLLNKIKRGEVEKVVIEYPDRLARFGFEYLKFFMESFGVELIVLNGKENEEDTNKELAEDLIAIVTSFAARIYGQRGKKHDSDTG encoded by the coding sequence ATGTTGTTAACTATAAAAAAGGTTAAAGAGCTATATGATATAAGCAGAATTACTTTAATAAACTGGGAAAAGGAAGGATTAATAACTCCAGTTAGGACACCAAAAGGGAGAAGAAGATACAAAAAAGAAGACATAGAGAAGTTATTAGGTATGCTGGGAGAAAAACCGAAACCTAAAGTAGTTTTATATGCAAGAGTATCCACAAAAAAGCAAGAAGAATATCTCAAAAATCAGATTAGAAGGCTTGAAGAGTATGCTAATTCTCAGGGTTGGCAGTATGAAGTTATATTCGAAATAGCAAGTGGGGTAAATGAAAACAGGAGAGGTTTATTAAAGCTTCTAAACAAAATCAAAAGAGGGGAAGTTGAAAAAGTTGTAATAGAATATCCTGATAGACTAGCGAGATTTGGCTTTGAATATCTCAAATTTTTCATGGAAAGCTTTGGAGTGGAACTTATAGTTTTAAACGGGAAAGAAAACGAAGAAGATACAAATAAAGAGCTAGCAGAAGACTTAATAGCAATAGTAACATCTTTCGCAGCAAGAATTTACGGGCAAAGGGGCAAAAAACATGATAGTGATACAGGCTAA
- a CDS encoding DUF5665 domain-containing protein, whose amino-acid sequence MNKDEYKNNNNIMLTAIKKQLDQMSEMMEKMKIADYVELMQSPYRLLWLNFIGGVARGFGIAVGFTILGAIVLYILQKLVMLNLPLIGSIIADIVKMVNQKLY is encoded by the coding sequence TTGAATAAAGACGAATATAAAAACAATAATAATATTATGTTAACTGCAATAAAAAAGCAGTTGGACCAAATGTCAGAGATGATGGAGAAGATGAAAATTGCTGATTACGTCGAGCTTATGCAAAGCCCTTATAGGCTTTTGTGGTTAAACTTTATAGGCGGGGTAGCAAGAGGTTTTGGAATAGCAGTAGGTTTTACAATACTTGGTGCGATAGTTCTTTATATACTTCAAAAATTGGTGATGTTAAATTTACCTCTAATTGGCAGTATTATAGCGGATATAGTTAAGATGGTAAATCAAAAGTTATATTAA
- the bcp gene encoding thioredoxin-dependent thiol peroxidase: MVELNKKAPDFTLNTHDGKQVSLSDFLGKKVVLYFYPKDNTPGCTKEAVSFRDNIKSIEEKNAVVIGISLDDETSHKKFIEKFNLPFILLSDKDANVSTEYGVYKEKNMYGKKKMGIERSTFIIDSEGIVRKIFRRVKVDGHVEEVLKALDEI; the protein is encoded by the coding sequence ATGGTAGAGCTAAATAAAAAAGCTCCTGACTTTACTTTAAATACTCATGATGGAAAACAAGTTTCCCTTTCAGATTTTTTAGGTAAAAAGGTTGTTTTATACTTTTATCCAAAAGATAACACTCCAGGTTGTACAAAAGAAGCTGTTTCTTTTAGGGACAACATAAAGTCAATAGAAGAGAAAAATGCTGTCGTAATAGGTATAAGTTTAGATGATGAAACTTCTCATAAAAAGTTTATTGAAAAATTCAATCTTCCTTTTATTCTTCTAAGTGACAAAGATGCGAATGTGTCTACAGAATATGGGGTATACAAAGAAAAAAACATGTATGGCAAAAAGAAAATGGGAATAGAAAGGTCAACTTTTATCATTGACTCTGAAGGAATTGTTAGGAAAATATTTAGAAGGGTAAAAGTAGATGGACACGTTGAAGAGGTATTAAAGGCGTTAGATGAAATATAA
- the trpA gene encoding tryptophan synthase subunit alpha: MNRIDKKFEALKGEGRKALITFITAGDPDIETTYDIVLALEETGADIIELGIPYSDPLADGPTIQASSQRALNKGVKIPDIMKIVEKIRLKSDIPLVYLVYYNSIFKYGIQKFLKESKDVGIDGLIIPDLPIEERKDITEEADKYDIYLIPLVAPTSKERIKLITQNGKGFVYCVSITGVTGAREDIETDIEEYMKMVSQYTNMPKAIGFGISTPEMAKKLKDFSDGIIVGSALVERIAKGYNKSEMLQEVKNFVASLKEVL, translated from the coding sequence ATGAATAGGATTGACAAAAAGTTTGAAGCCTTAAAAGGAGAAGGGCGCAAAGCCTTAATAACCTTTATAACAGCAGGAGACCCGGATATAGAGACGACTTATGATATAGTCTTGGCTTTGGAAGAAACAGGAGCGGATATAATAGAACTGGGAATACCTTATTCTGATCCATTAGCTGATGGGCCTACAATACAGGCTTCTTCACAAAGAGCTTTAAATAAAGGTGTAAAAATTCCTGATATAATGAAAATAGTAGAAAAAATAAGGTTAAAAAGTGATATCCCTCTGGTTTACCTTGTCTACTATAACTCTATATTCAAATATGGCATACAAAAATTTTTAAAAGAGTCAAAAGATGTAGGGATAGATGGACTTATCATTCCAGACTTGCCTATTGAAGAGAGAAAAGATATTACTGAAGAAGCAGATAAATACGATATTTATTTAATACCTTTAGTTGCCCCAACATCAAAAGAGAGGATAAAATTAATTACGCAAAACGGGAAAGGATTTGTATATTGCGTATCAATTACAGGTGTCACAGGAGCAAGAGAAGACATTGAAACTGACATTGAAGAATATATGAAAATGGTCTCTCAATATACCAATATGCCAAAGGCAATAGGGTTTGGCATATCTACTCCGGAGATGGCGAAAAAATTAAAAGATTTCAGTGATGGCATCATCGTAGGAAGTGCTCTTGTAGAAAGAATTGCTAAAGGGTATAATAAATCTGAAATGTTACAGGAGGTCAAAAATTTTGTAGCAAGCTTAAAGGAAGTGCTATGA
- a CDS encoding TraR/DksA C4-type zinc finger protein produces the protein MDSEKLEHFRQLLLKEKGKVLSTINQMNYNDGIGGIAQREYYQELSLLDNHPADFASEVYEVEKNYALKNNEKHILRQIEDAFKRMEMGTYGICTHCHKPIEEERLEALPYTALCAECAKNNDLKLKDLRNSRPNEERMIKYPFGWGYKDLKEEIQFDAEDSYQEVARFNKTKSGLDNYDDDYDDENAGYVEETDKISNEDYKRTL, from the coding sequence ATGGATAGTGAAAAGCTGGAACACTTTAGACAATTACTATTAAAAGAAAAGGGAAAGGTCTTAAGCACAATAAATCAAATGAATTACAATGATGGCATTGGCGGAATTGCACAGAGAGAGTATTATCAAGAACTTTCTCTTTTGGATAATCATCCGGCAGATTTTGCTTCTGAAGTTTATGAAGTAGAGAAAAATTATGCTCTCAAAAACAACGAAAAACATATTTTAAGGCAAATAGAAGATGCTTTTAAGAGGATGGAAATGGGTACTTACGGGATATGTACTCACTGCCATAAGCCAATTGAAGAAGAACGATTAGAAGCCCTTCCTTATACTGCTCTTTGTGCAGAATGCGCTAAAAATAATGATTTGAAATTAAAAGATTTAAGGAATTCAAGGCCGAATGAAGAGAGAATGATAAAATACCCCTTTGGATGGGGGTATAAGGATTTAAAAGAAGAAATTCAATTTGATGCAGAGGATTCTTATCAAGAGGTTGCACGATTTAATAAGACAAAAAGCGGTTTGGACAATTATGATGATGACTATGATGATGAAAATGCTGGTTATGTAGAGGAAACTGACAAGATAAGTAATGAAGATTATAAAAGGACTTTGTAA
- a CDS encoding RAMP superfamily CRISPR-associated protein yields MSKKEVTVHLETITPLWTSDAWQKNTKSRPSSLMGSLRFWFEVICYFSGIVPKNDFDMGKGRFEKEVEEKEFKAKLMGKGTDIKSQIETLKEMKIPIPSIIFGTTGWKGLIEIKEIETLDDYCFGNKLNLPERICISKQNGEIKENNNCPRSSNQDWSVFYLSQPYFYGKLKVKFLAEEEILNSIFYPLLNFMDKYGYWGGKWNIGYGRLRVITEEQNNNDRKWFDFSLFKNKNGEKFDSEKYLISVSNFDDLIHVQKNNKKIKILNKIPVNQNSNNQNSDEALRKVIKELIKQKAQKRSTVNDKKERHFKFGKTGNIKGEDLPQGSKILPYIIKEGDNYCGGFLSIADLLELYEGDEQNAKV; encoded by the coding sequence ATGAGCAAGAAGGAAGTTACTGTTCATTTAGAGACGATAACTCCACTCTGGACCAGTGATGCATGGCAGAAAAACACAAAAAGTAGACCTTCTTCTTTAATGGGGAGTTTAAGGTTTTGGTTTGAAGTGATTTGTTATTTTAGTGGAATTGTTCCAAAAAATGATTTTGACATGGGGAAAGGACGATTTGAAAAAGAAGTAGAAGAAAAAGAGTTTAAAGCGAAGCTTATGGGAAAAGGTACAGATATTAAATCGCAAATTGAGACTTTAAAAGAAATGAAAATTCCAATACCTTCTATTATATTTGGTACAACTGGATGGAAAGGATTAATTGAGATAAAAGAGATAGAAACGTTGGACGATTATTGTTTTGGAAACAAATTAAATTTACCAGAAAGGATTTGTATTTCTAAGCAAAATGGAGAAATTAAAGAGAATAATAACTGTCCAAGAAGTAGCAATCAAGATTGGTCTGTTTTTTACTTATCACAACCATATTTCTATGGGAAGTTAAAAGTCAAATTTTTAGCTGAGGAAGAAATATTAAACAGTATATTTTATCCACTTTTAAATTTCATGGATAAGTACGGTTACTGGGGTGGTAAATGGAATATTGGTTATGGCAGGTTGAGGGTTATAACAGAAGAGCAAAATAATAATGACAGAAAGTGGTTTGATTTTAGTTTATTTAAGAATAAGAATGGTGAAAAATTTGACTCAGAGAAATATTTGATATCAGTTAGTAATTTTGATGATTTAATTCATGTTCAAAAGAATAATAAAAAAATAAAAATTTTAAATAAGATTCCAGTCAATCAAAATTCTAATAATCAAAATTCAGATGAAGCTTTAAGAAAAGTTATTAAAGAATTAATAAAACAAAAAGCACAAAAAAGAAGTACTGTAAACGATAAAAAAGAAAGACATTTTAAATTTGGGAAAACAGGTAATATCAAAGGCGAAGATTTACCTCAGGGGTCTAAAATTTTACCATACATAATAAAAGAAGGTGATAATTACTGTGGCGGATTTTTATCTATTGCTGATTTATTAGAACTATATGAAGGAGATGAACAAAATGCCAAAGTATGA
- the mscL gene encoding large conductance mechanosensitive channel protein MscL has protein sequence MGLKNSLLRGNVLDLAVAVIIGAAFNKVVNSLVVDVLTPLIGAIFGAPDFSALKLGPIAIGNFLNAVVNFIIVSAAIYFFIVAPMNAIRLRKAKEKEQTPPEPSEEVKLLREILEVLKEK, from the coding sequence ATCGGTTTAAAGAATTCATTATTGCGTGGAAATGTTTTGGATTTAGCAGTAGCTGTAATAATAGGTGCAGCTTTTAACAAAGTAGTAAATTCATTAGTTGTGGATGTTTTAACTCCACTGATTGGAGCAATATTTGGAGCTCCTGATTTTTCTGCCCTTAAATTAGGACCAATAGCCATAGGTAATTTCCTTAATGCTGTTGTTAACTTTATTATCGTATCTGCAGCCATATATTTTTTCATAGTAGCTCCTATGAATGCTATTAGACTGCGAAAAGCAAAAGAAAAAGAACAAACACCACCTGAACCATCAGAGGAAGTAAAACTTTTAAGAGAAATATTAGAGGTATTAAAGGAAAAGTAA
- a CDS encoding GGDEF domain-containing protein, which produces MDQSISPFVLGSEVEKIFADNPNIQGITVVNDKKAVGLVMRKEFFSHIGTQYGWAVYMKRPIYKLMDPNPLIFDYDVPISEVVKAVTTREEEKLYDYIIIEKDGVYYGIVPVITLLEKSMQLELNIAKYSNPLTGLPGNFVIEEKIREVISKNEPFSLLYLDLNNFKAYNDVYGFEKGDKVLKYVANILERHLYFYKDSFLGHIGGDDFVAIVKSYDVEKLCKNIIEEFDYNIVRFYNELDVKRGYIHATDRLGNEDDFPIMGISIAVVNNSNKKFSDIDEITGLVSKVKMECKKYGKSHYIIENFQEKRANTIS; this is translated from the coding sequence ATGGACCAATCCATTTCTCCTTTTGTATTAGGGTCTGAAGTAGAGAAGATTTTTGCTGATAATCCAAATATTCAAGGTATAACTGTAGTTAATGATAAAAAGGCAGTGGGGCTTGTGATGAGAAAAGAGTTTTTTTCTCATATTGGCACTCAGTATGGATGGGCTGTTTATATGAAAAGACCTATTTATAAATTGATGGACCCAAATCCCCTTATATTCGATTATGATGTCCCCATAAGTGAAGTTGTTAAAGCTGTTACAACAAGAGAAGAAGAGAAATTATATGATTATATAATTATTGAAAAAGATGGAGTTTATTATGGAATTGTTCCTGTAATTACTCTTCTTGAAAAGTCTATGCAACTAGAATTAAACATCGCTAAATATTCAAATCCTTTAACAGGACTTCCAGGTAATTTTGTGATTGAAGAAAAGATAAGAGAAGTCATATCAAAAAATGAGCCTTTTTCACTGTTATATTTGGATTTAAACAATTTTAAAGCTTATAATGATGTGTATGGATTTGAAAAGGGAGATAAGGTTTTAAAATATGTGGCGAACATTTTAGAAAGGCACTTATATTTTTATAAAGATAGCTTTTTAGGGCACATAGGTGGAGACGATTTTGTTGCTATTGTAAAAAGTTATGATGTAGAGAAACTTTGTAAAAATATAATAGAAGAGTTTGATTATAATATTGTAAGGTTTTATAATGAATTAGATGTAAAGAGGGGATACATACATGCAACTGATAGATTAGGGAATGAAGATGACTTTCCTATTATGGGAATATCTATTGCTGTTGTAAATAATTCTAACAAGAAATTTTCGGATATTGATGAGATTACAGGGCTTGTTTCTAAGGTAAAAATGGAATGTAAAAAATATGGCAAAAGTCATTATATAATAGAAAATTTTCAAGAAAAAAGAGCTAACACAATTTCATAA
- the aroF gene encoding 3-deoxy-7-phosphoheptulonate synthase, with translation MKVVKMEFKIVGDKNNKVSIKIGNITIGKDKLIIAGPCAVENEDMLIKIAEKVKSWGANALRGGAYKPRTSPYSFQGLGIDGLKMLKNVGDMFNLPVVTEVLDVRDVEIVERYVDVLQIGSRNMQNFSLLKEVGKTKKPVLLKRGFSATYEEWLYAAEYIAVEGNTNIIMCERGIRTFETYTRNTLDIAAILVIHELSNLPIIADVSHGTGKRSLIIPMAKASIAAGADGIMVEVHPEPDKALSDGEQSLDFSQFEELMREIKSY, from the coding sequence ATGAAGGTGGTAAAAATGGAATTTAAAATAGTTGGCGATAAAAACAATAAAGTATCAATAAAAATAGGGAATATAACTATTGGAAAAGATAAGCTTATAATAGCTGGTCCCTGTGCTGTTGAAAATGAGGATATGCTTATAAAAATTGCAGAAAAAGTTAAAAGCTGGGGTGCAAATGCTTTAAGAGGAGGAGCTTATAAGCCCCGCACCTCCCCTTATTCTTTTCAAGGTTTAGGGATTGATGGACTTAAAATGCTTAAGAATGTGGGAGATATGTTTAATTTGCCAGTTGTAACTGAAGTTTTAGATGTGAGAGATGTTGAAATTGTGGAAAGATATGTTGATGTTCTTCAAATAGGTTCAAGAAATATGCAGAATTTTTCGCTTCTCAAAGAAGTAGGAAAAACCAAAAAGCCTGTTTTGTTAAAAAGGGGATTTTCAGCTACCTATGAAGAATGGCTTTATGCAGCGGAATATATTGCAGTTGAAGGAAACACCAACATCATCATGTGTGAAAGAGGTATAAGGACTTTTGAAACTTATACACGAAATACGCTGGATATTGCTGCAATTTTAGTAATTCATGAACTTTCAAACTTGCCTATTATCGCAGATGTAAGCCATGGTACAGGGAAAAGAAGCTTAATCATACCGATGGCAAAAGCTTCAATAGCTGCTGGCGCAGACGGAATAATGGTGGAAGTTCACCCTGAGCCCGATAAAGCTTTATCTGATGGAGAGCAGTCCCTTGATTTTTCACAATTTGAAGAATTGATGAGAGAGATAAAAAGCTATTGA
- a CDS encoding secondary thiamine-phosphate synthase enzyme YjbQ, with amino-acid sequence MKSYRKELWFETKKRREFINITPLIEECLRESGIKEGLLLCNAMHITSSVFINDDEPGLHKDFENFLEKLAPEKPYDQYYHNTYEDNADAHLKRTIMGREVVVAITDGKLDFGPWEQIFYGEFDGRRKKRVLVKIIGE; translated from the coding sequence GTGAAAAGCTATAGAAAAGAGTTGTGGTTTGAAACAAAAAAGAGAAGAGAATTTATAAACATTACACCTCTTATAGAGGAATGCTTAAGAGAAAGCGGAATCAAGGAAGGGCTTCTTTTATGTAATGCAATGCACATTACCTCAAGTGTTTTTATAAATGACGATGAACCAGGCTTACATAAAGACTTTGAAAATTTCTTGGAAAAATTAGCCCCCGAAAAACCCTATGACCAATATTATCATAATACTTATGAAGATAATGCAGACGCTCATTTAAAGCGTACAATAATGGGTCGAGAAGTTGTAGTAGCTATAACAGATGGAAAATTAGATTTTGGTCCATGGGAACAAATCTTTTACGGTGAATTTGACGGAAGAAGGAAAAAGAGAGTGTTGGTCAAAATTATAGGTGAATAA
- a CDS encoding stalk domain-containing protein, translated as MLKKISLILLVFVVFSIFIPISAQGANITITINGQSVVFEQKPVIKNDTTLVPMRAFFEALGTKVNWEEKTKTVTAFRGETTVQLIIGHKIAKVNGKSYELVVAPQIINGYTYVPLRFVCKALGDEVIYDNGHIIINSSNQRTRVSSITAPKNTVSETNTFSSSNITSEKDLYLLIKNALENNEDEITFTLSNSFCNSAGSSCTINDILNSISDIVDLVLAHHPEIGYANKWTISANGFNNVISKVSIKFEYIYPKDKLGKMKDEINIKAKEIIDQIIKPDMSDIDKVKAIHDYIVKNTKYDYENLINNTIPPESYTAYGVLIKGVGVCQGYTAAFNLLAQLARIDSLGVAGTGFNYSGSMPHAWNMIRIDGKISYVDVTWDDPVPDQGDNVRYDYFNVTEEQLAKDHSWDKEKFLEKYFDYK; from the coding sequence ATGCTTAAAAAGATATCTTTAATACTATTAGTTTTTGTAGTCTTTTCTATATTCATTCCTATTTCAGCACAAGGGGCAAATATAACAATTACAATTAATGGACAAAGTGTAGTTTTTGAACAAAAGCCTGTTATAAAAAACGACACAACTTTAGTCCCTATGCGGGCATTTTTTGAAGCATTAGGTACTAAGGTAAACTGGGAAGAGAAAACTAAAACGGTTACAGCCTTTCGCGGCGAAACGACTGTACAACTTATAATTGGCCACAAAATTGCAAAAGTTAATGGAAAAAGTTATGAATTAGTAGTGGCGCCGCAAATTATAAATGGCTATACCTATGTGCCTTTAAGATTTGTTTGTAAAGCCCTTGGAGATGAAGTAATATACGATAATGGGCACATAATAATCAATTCTTCCAACCAAAGAACGAGGGTAAGTTCAATAACTGCACCAAAAAACACAGTTAGCGAAACTAATACTTTTTCATCTTCTAATATAACCAGTGAAAAAGATTTGTATCTTTTAATTAAAAATGCTCTTGAAAACAATGAAGATGAGATAACTTTTACCCTTAGCAATTCTTTCTGCAATTCTGCAGGAAGTAGCTGTACAATTAATGATATCTTAAACAGTATATCGGATATTGTAGATCTGGTATTGGCACATCATCCTGAAATTGGCTATGCTAATAAGTGGACTATTTCTGCAAATGGTTTTAACAACGTCATAAGTAAAGTAAGTATAAAATTTGAATATATATATCCTAAAGATAAATTGGGAAAAATGAAAGATGAAATAAATATTAAAGCTAAAGAAATTATTGACCAAATAATAAAACCGGATATGTCTGATATAGATAAAGTCAAAGCAATCCACGACTATATTGTAAAAAATACTAAATATGATTATGAAAATTTGATAAATAACACTATACCACCAGAATCTTATACTGCTTATGGAGTTTTGATAAAAGGAGTAGGGGTGTGCCAAGGATATACTGCTGCTTTTAATTTACTTGCTCAACTAGCTAGGATTGATAGCCTTGGAGTAGCTGGTACAGGTTTTAATTATAGTGGGTCTATGCCCCATGCTTGGAATATGATAAGAATTGACGGCAAAATCAGTTACGTAGATGTTACATGGGATGATCCTGTTCCAGATCAAGGGGATAATGTAAGATATGATTATTTCAATGTAACAGAGGAGCAGTTAGCAAAAGACCATAGCTGGGATAAAGAAAAATTTTTGGAAAAATATTTTGATTATAAATGA
- a CDS encoding RAMP superfamily CRISPR-associated protein produces MPKYDALIEVNIGEVKNLSQYISYCKLYFKPKSEEKIEDYLMRDNNPTSINRDKVESLKKDFPFILSNEDYKSELKNNNLNGKLFKYLKRNRSNQTTKDFPLTWLKDEIMKENKDFVFKEDQQLEDVNSISGILAQNIANDYVKKLPPYSFIIQVSFKLKQPYFSKDDDEFYIISNPVLKEKVFKVPMIRGSSWKGSLAAAFKDLINEEANLKKRGKIVDSYLRIFGAGSESIKVVEDYLKENSKDLVKFKEKLLEFILFELGLKVDKNFIGEIKDTNSYEKLQGILQEKISEKLQKDNKNLPIEFQTHKGRAIFYPTYFDRLSLEVINPHDRRKRAGTQPIYYEVVPEGTEGILQIIYIPFDGILKENKELKKEAEKDLENLLSAIEKVSQNGIGAKTKLGWGTFELCEDKYYYTNKNLNINDGLKEKGWLKWES; encoded by the coding sequence ATGCCAAAGTATGACGCTTTAATAGAAGTAAATATTGGTGAAGTGAAAAACTTGAGTCAGTATATATCATACTGCAAGCTTTATTTTAAACCAAAAAGTGAAGAAAAAATAGAAGATTATTTAATGCGAGACAACAACCCGACAAGCATTAATAGAGATAAAGTAGAAAGTTTAAAAAAGGACTTTCCATTTATTTTATCCAATGAAGATTATAAATCTGAACTTAAAAACAATAATTTAAATGGGAAGTTGTTTAAATATTTAAAAAGAAATCGTTCCAATCAAACAACTAAGGATTTTCCGTTAACTTGGTTAAAAGATGAAATCATGAAAGAAAATAAAGATTTTGTTTTTAAAGAGGACCAGCAATTGGAAGATGTAAATTCTATATCAGGGATTTTAGCTCAGAATATAGCTAATGATTATGTAAAAAAACTTCCGCCGTACTCATTTATAATTCAGGTAAGTTTCAAACTAAAACAGCCATACTTCTCAAAGGATGATGACGAATTTTATATAATTTCAAATCCAGTATTAAAGGAAAAAGTCTTTAAAGTGCCTATGATACGGGGAAGTAGTTGGAAAGGTTCTTTAGCTGCTGCCTTTAAAGATTTAATAAATGAAGAGGCTAACCTTAAAAAAAGGGGAAAAATTGTTGATAGTTACTTACGAATATTTGGTGCAGGCTCAGAAAGTATAAAAGTGGTAGAGGATTATCTGAAGGAAAATAGTAAAGATTTAGTAAAATTTAAAGAAAAGCTTTTAGAATTTATATTGTTTGAACTTGGGTTGAAAGTTGACAAAAATTTTATAGGTGAAATTAAAGACACAAATTCATACGAGAAACTTCAAGGTATTCTTCAGGAGAAAATTTCTGAGAAACTTCAAAAAGATAATAAAAACCTACCAATAGAATTTCAAACACATAAAGGAAGAGCCATATTTTATCCTACATATTTTGACAGACTTTCTTTAGAAGTAATAAATCCCCATGACAGAAGAAAAAGAGCAGGGACTCAGCCAATTTATTATGAAGTGGTTCCAGAGGGTACAGAAGGGATTTTGCAGATTATATATATTCCTTTTGATGGGATATTAAAAGAAAATAAAGAATTAAAAAAGGAAGCAGAAAAAGATTTAGAAAATCTTTTATCGGCAATTGAAAAAGTATCACAGAATGGAATAGGAGCAAAAACGAAGCTTGGCTGGGGAACATTTGAATTATGTGAAGATAAGTATTATTATACCAACAAAAATTTAAATATAAATGATGGGCTGAAAGAAAAAGGGTGGTTAAAATGGGAGAGTTGA
- a CDS encoding 4Fe-4S binding protein — MTMEKVWYPIIDYSKCTSCGACKNICNRGVFKQTSGKPVVENPQNCIYGCRDCQKSCKVGAIIYISEDW; from the coding sequence ATGACAATGGAAAAAGTTTGGTATCCGATCATTGATTACAGCAAATGTACAAGCTGTGGAGCATGCAAAAATATTTGCAACCGTGGGGTGTTTAAGCAAACATCAGGGAAACCTGTGGTTGAAAATCCTCAAAATTGTATTTATGGATGCAGAGATTGCCAGAAAAGCTGTAAAGTAGGTGCGATAATTTATATAAGCGAAGATTGGTAA
- a CDS encoding nitroreductase family protein — translation MSDDIIKEVLEISSTAPSAYNLQPWKVIVVKSKEKKKVLKEIAFNQQKVEDASAVIVIIANPKAALENIDRVLDSSSELGYMKKERKEASKKRILSVWQDEEQAKRKAIRDSALFAMNIMIAAKVYGLETHPMDGFDEEKLKEFLNIDEDMYVPMIIAIGYKDPEKELLPRAYRFKFDEFGEII, via the coding sequence ATATCCGATGACATTATAAAAGAAGTTCTTGAGATTTCATCTACTGCTCCTTCAGCTTATAACCTTCAGCCTTGGAAAGTGATTGTAGTAAAAAGCAAAGAAAAGAAAAAAGTTCTCAAAGAAATAGCTTTTAATCAGCAAAAAGTAGAAGATGCCTCTGCTGTAATTGTAATAATAGCAAATCCTAAGGCGGCATTAGAAAATATAGACAGAGTTTTAGACAGCTCTAGTGAACTTGGATACATGAAGAAAGAGAGAAAAGAGGCATCAAAAAAAAGAATTTTATCAGTTTGGCAGGATGAAGAACAGGCTAAAAGAAAGGCCATAAGAGACTCAGCTCTTTTTGCGATGAACATAATGATTGCTGCAAAAGTGTATGGTCTTGAAACTCATCCGATGGACGGCTTTGATGAGGAAAAACTAAAAGAATTTTTAAATATTGATGAGGATATGTATGTACCTATGATAATAGCAATTGGATACAAAGACCCTGAAAAAGAGCTTCTTCCAAGGGCTTATAGATTTAAATTTGATGAATTTGGAGAGATAATCTAA